AGCAAGTGCCAATTGTGCTCGATTGCATATGTACTTGAAGGAATTTTTACTAGACACCACAATCATCTACTTGTATTCATCATTTACTGCTATGACTAGTTGGAAGGACAACAGACCAATCGAGTGGCATGAGTTACGGTGGCCCATTACACataaaatttgaacttctttttgTAGCAAGAGGGTTGGGGCGTGTTTTTTGTTTTGAACTAGCAGTACATTATTTCagtcagctcgatcttcatcagtACTAGAATGACTAGACAAGAAGTTTAGATTTGTAGCAGCACACACACCAAACTTACAGAATTTGTCttcaattttttcttcaactttTTTAGGTGATTGCATCAGTACTAGTATGATTGCAAAAATATTTCAGATTTGTAGCAGCACACACATGAAACTTAGAATTTTATGGAAATGGACGAGTTCTGATTTTTCGAACTCCTCCAATGGTTGCACATGAACTGAGCAATATAGCGACTAAAGGTACAGCATTTTGATCTGAAAAGCTACTTGACTGAAAATTGACATACACATCCAAAAGTTCAAAACTACAAGACCTACCCTATGTTTTTCTGCTACTACACTATCAAAACTTTTATTCAAAACGTCTGTGAACTTTAAACCTCAATCTTCCTTCAACTGTAATTTTCATTTCGAAAAAAGCATCCAAAAAGCAAAAGCAGAAACTGTACAAAAGGTTTTAGACATCAAACCAGTAGAGAATTGAATAGGCATCCGGCAGCAACTTGCTAAACATAGCACGAGTCATATACATACGCATTTCAGCCGATGATGAAGCGAGCTAGCAATCATCCATCAAGATGCTCTTTTTTGGCTCACTAAGCTTGACAGGGGAGGAGCTGTACTTGTCGCAACATCACTACTTGAACTGGTGTGAGTACCATACCTGGATGGACGGGGAAGAAGGGAGACGGTCGGGCGCTTCGCAGGGAGTAGGCAAGAGGAGGAGGCATCCACAGGACGTGCTTGGAGCACCGTGCGCCGCCGGATGGTGGCTGCAGGAGCGTTGCAGCTGGGCAGTGCGGCGGTTCGGACGACGGCATCCAGGCTTGTCCGCCGGTGGCGCTGTGGAAGACAAGTGGATCAGGCCGGCGGTGCAGTTGAAGCCAAGTGGAGCATGCCGTCTCTAGCAAATTTCAAGCACAAGTTAGCTATTCTTTACTTGCAGCTGAGAAATGGACCAATGGTTAACTATAATGAAGTGCAGACATAGTGAAAAAGCAAACTTTGAACTATTACTTGCAGCTAAGAAAATGTTCAAAGAAAAATGAGTTCGCGTTCTCACTGTGTGGGTGCTCAATGGGTGCAGCGCTGGGTGAAGATGGTGGTCGCAGTTCCACTTGGACTGCGGTCAGAGCTCGACTTGGATGCATGGATGCTGTAGCCGAAGAAACACCATGGAGCTTTTCTGAAAACAAACTCTGAACTTTTTTGGAGCTTTTTGTTGAGCTGAAGTACTTAAGCAAATACCTGATGGCATCAAGAAAACAAGTGTCTAAATCATTTAGCAATAAAAGCGATGGTACGGAAAAATTGAATTAATGTTTTTCTCTCATTCCAATGGTACGGAAGAAACACCATATTTTTATGAAACCGCATGAGTTCTGGTTTTTTGAACTCCTCCAGTGCTTACACATGAACTGAGCAATAAGCAACATAATGTTTTTTCTCTGAACTTTATAGGGGATAAACACTTGAACTTATGAAATGACAGCACACCACGCACATCTGCTTCATACCTCTGTCCCATTGCTCGCTGTGGTACACTTGCCACCTACTCGTTGTCGCCGGCCGTACCCTACACACATCAGTAACCAATTAAGCACGCACCGCAACACACCTAGGGCTGTATCTTCAGTACACTTTGAACTGATGATATAGTAGATTAATAGCACAAGAAAACAATTCTGTAGTCACATCTTCAGAATTCTATAGGTACACCCCAGGACTTTTGAACTGATGACATGGTTGTTTTGGGTAGGCTGGAGGTGGAACCTTACATCTCATTTGAATTGAGGTTCCATGTGACACTTGCTTCCCATTCAACCTTGCTTCCCATTTCATCAGTACTAGTATGACTCAACAATAAATTCAGAATTGTAGCATCGTTAAGGAAACAATGTCGAGAGCCACCATCGACGGACCACCGCCAATGGGATCCTCGGGAACCCCGCTCATGGATGAGCAATAGCCGCAAGGACGAGCCCCGCTCATGGATGAGCAGAAGATGCTCGTAAATGAACTTTTTGGGAGGATTTATATTCTTATGTGTGTACTGTTGTTTTTGCAGAGTGGACTTATGTTCTTATGTACTTTGAACTCTAAAGTCACACAACACAAAAGTCAATGagcttttttcatttttcttttacatTTTGAACCACTGAGCTTTTTTTAAGGTGAACTTATATTTTTCATGCACCTTCCCGTTTTTCAGATCATACTATATTTCAAAGCCAGGTGTAACACAGCTCAGTTATTTTGCATGAACTTTTTTAAGGAAAACCTAGAAATATTTACTCAAAGTTCAGTAAAAGATTAAGGGAAATAAATTGCAGTGCCAATAGCGAATCCTCTGCCATTTTAGTGTTCATGCTCAATCCTAATTTCAGCATCATTATCAAAGGAGTTAAAATCCTGATTTGCAAGTACCTCTGGATGAATCAATATACACTTAGCTAGGACTAGTTATTGTGAAATTAAAACTAAAAATATTGTCCAATTCTCAGAAACATAACAACAAAGAGGTTATGGGCAGCAGAGCACATGTGCTTACCAAAATTCAAATGCACGCCTATCGCAATCTAAAATAATTATTGGAATCGAGAGAATTacagaggatttcttccattcAAAAAATCCATGGCATACATGCTGCAAGTATGGGTGAGAGAGGAGACACGAACATGGGGCGGTTGGAGAGTATGGTCGCTAATGTTGTTCGCCAACTTGCAACAGAATACCATAGCCCGACAGGTCGCTGGACGGCCTGGGGCGACGGGGTTGGACTGCTGGACGCAGCGGCAACCGAACCCGCATTCTGCAGCCCGTTCAACCTCCCTTGTGCTGCAGTTCAGAGAAAAAACAAATTAGCGGGAGAAGAGCAGTAGAGAGGGAAGAGGTAAGACGGATGCATGGACTgctgctggttttattgttgaaccGCAGCTAAAGGCGCGCAGTGGAGGGAGGGAAGGAGGCGGCCGGAGcaagggaagaggtggccggcggcggggaagaatacGGTCTGCATCCACTAGGCGACCATCGTCGACgtgggggaaggaggaggccgacGCTGGGGTAAGGGACGCGGCCGGTCATCGGGGNNNNNNNNNNNNNNNNNNNNNNNNNNNNNNNNNNNNNNNNNNNNNNNNNNNNNNNNNNNNNNNNNNNNNNNNNNNNNNNNNNNNNNNNNNNNNNNNNNNNNNNNNNNNNNNNNNNNNNNNNNNNNNNNNNNNNNNNNNNNNNNNNNNNNNNNNNNNNNNNNNNNNNNNNNNNNNNNNNNNNNNNNNNNNNNNNNNNNNNNNNNNNNNNNNNNNNNNNNNNNNNNNNNNNNNNNNNNNNNNNNNNNNNNNNNNNNNNNNNNNNNNNNNNNNNNNNNNNNNNNNNNNNNNNNNNNNNNNNNNNNNNNNNNNNNNNNNNNNNNNNNNNNNNNNNNNNNNNNNNNNNNNNNNNNNNNNNNNNNNNNNNNNNNNNNNNNNNNNNNNNNNNNNNNNNNNNNNNNNNNNNNNNNNNNNNNNNNNNNNNNNNNNNNNNNNNNNNNNNNNNNNNNNNNNNNNNNNNNNNNNNNNNNNNNNNNNNNNNNNNNNNNNNNNNNNNNNNNNNNNNNNNNNNNNNNNNNNNNNNNNNNNNNNNNNNNNNNNNNNNNNNNNNNNNNNNNNNNNNNNNNNNNNNNNNNNNNNNNNNNNNNNNNNNNNNNNNNNNNNNNNNNNNNNNNNNNNNNNNNNNNNNNNNNNNNNNNNNNNNNNNNNNNNNNNNNNNNNNNNNNNNNNNNNNNNNNNNNNNNNNNNNNNNNNNNNNNNNNNNNNNNNNNNNNNNNNNNNNNNNNNNNNNNNNNNNNNNNNNNNNNNNNNNNNNNNNNNNNNNNNNNNNNNNNNNNNNNNNNNNNNNNNNNNNNNNNNNNNNNNNNNNNNNNNNNNNNNNNNNNNNNNNNNNNNNNNNNNNNNNNNNNNNNNNNNNNNNNNNNNNNNNNNNNNNNNTATGGTATTCCTACATACTACGTTATCATTATAAGTAtgtttatatattatatataagaTAATCCAAAGTGGTAACATGAAAAAATTACAAGTTGGCCCTTGGtttttattatatttgtgaaatacgtatatatttgtacgtaaaaTAGAACATACTGAAAATTCGATGCATACTACCTAAAAAGTACTATATATATACtatctaaacattcttatatattacatactacgcgtacatactcttCGATTTGATAGATAGATAGTACATATAACATACAAAtctcaagtggtggtaactaccactggtggtagataaaatttgtcatatatataggactattcgtcaccctgggtgaggaatagttattcttcaccccctatATTTTACCACCAGTGcactgtaattttacgttccgtaagttttatcttatttctgacgtaaaaagagaccgtaagaaaatatatcatcgccgtaaaaaatattttatgttatgtaaaattacaaacataaaaacatagtgtaaaatatacataaactccaaattttcttgtcttatgacctataattttattttcttataccaaaatttacgtagtgaatcaataggaacgTAGCTAGttgaattccaaatgtaatttaattatgaagtgatcgtaagattaccttgggtgaagaataacttattctgcaccctgggtgatgaataNNNNNNNNNNNNNNNNNNNNNNNNNNNNNNNNNNNNNNNNNNNNNNNNNNNNNNNNNNNNNNNNNNNNNNNNNNNNNNNNNNNNNNNNNNNNNNNNNNNNNNNNNNNNNNNNNNNNNNNNNNNNNNNNNNNNNNNNNNNNNNNNNNNNNNNNNNNNNNNNNNNNNNNNNNNNNNNNNNNNNNNNNNNNNNNNNNNNNNNNNNNNNNNNNNNNNNNNNNNNNNNNNNNNNNNNNNNNNNNNNNNNNNNNNNNNNNNNNNNNNNNNNNNNNNNNNNNNNNNNNNNNNNNNNNNNNNNNNNNNNNNNNNNNNNNNNNNNNNNNNNNNNNNNNNNNNNNNNNNNNNNNNNNtcatcacatatacgtgatgatacttaactactaggtacaatgca
This DNA window, taken from Triticum aestivum cultivar Chinese Spring chromosome 1D, IWGSC CS RefSeq v2.1, whole genome shotgun sequence, encodes the following:
- the LOC123164755 gene encoding uncharacterized protein isoform X2; this encodes MVRPATTSRWQVYHSEQWDRGMKQMYLLKYFSSTKSSKKVQSLFSEKLHGVSSATASMHPSRALTAVQVELRPPSSPSAAPIEHPHKTACSTWLQLHRRPDPLVFHSATGGQAWMPSSEPPHCPAATLLQPPSGGARCSKHVLWMPPPLAYSLRSARPSPFFPVHPA
- the LOC123164755 gene encoding uncharacterized protein isoform X3 is translated as MWQVYHSEQWDRGMKQMYLLKYFSSTKSSKKVQSLFSEKLHGVSSATASMHPSRALTAVQVELRPPSSPSAAPIEHPHKTACSTWLQLHRRPDPLVFHSATGGQAWMPSSEPPHCPAATLLQPPSGGARCSKHVLWMPPPLAYSLRSARPSPFFPVHPA
- the LOC123164755 gene encoding uncharacterized protein isoform X1, encoding MVFCCKLANNISDHTLQPPHVASVPQRAMGQRYLLKYFSSTKSSKKVQSLFSEKLHGVSSATASMHPSRALTAVQVELRPPSSPSAAPIEHPHKTACSTWLQLHRRPDPLVFHSATGGQAWMPSSEPPHCPAATLLQPPSGGARCSKHVLWMPPPLAYSLRSARPSPFFPVHPA
- the LOC123164755 gene encoding uncharacterized protein isoform X4; the protein is MGQRYLLKYFSSTKSSKKVQSLFSEKLHGVSSATASMHPSRALTAVQVELRPPSSPSAAPIEHPHKTACSTWLQLHRRPDPLVFHSATGGQAWMPSSEPPHCPAATLLQPPSGGARCSKHVLWMPPPLAYSLRSARPSPFFPVHPA
- the LOC123164755 gene encoding uncharacterized protein isoform X5, which gives rise to MVRPATTSRWQVYHSEQWDRASMHPSRALTAVQVELRPPSSPSAAPIEHPHKTACSTWLQLHRRPDPLVFHSATGGQAWMPSSEPPHCPAATLLQPPSGGARCSKHVLWMPPPLAYSLRSARPSPFFPVHPA
- the LOC123164755 gene encoding uncharacterized protein isoform X6, coding for MWQVYHSEQWDRASMHPSRALTAVQVELRPPSSPSAAPIEHPHKTACSTWLQLHRRPDPLVFHSATGGQAWMPSSEPPHCPAATLLQPPSGGARCSKHVLWMPPPLAYSLRSARPSPFFPVHPA